The genomic window CGCCAACTCCGTACTCCCGCTCGGGGATCCGGGGCTCCCCCTCGGCGAGGCCCTGGAGCGCGTGAAGGCCTGGTACGCGGCCCGGGACCTGCCCGCGTACGTCCAGGCCGCCACGGGTGCCGAGGGGACGCAGGAGCGGCTGTGCGCGGATCTGGAGGACCACGGGTGGCGGCGCGAGGTGTCGGCCGAGGTGCGGATCGCGGCGCTGGCACCCGTGGGCGACCTGGACGCGGACGTCTCCGCCGTGCGGTTGGCCCGGGAGACGGACGCCGCGTGGCTCTCCCGCTACCAGCGCTTCGAGACCCCGGGGCCTCACGTGCTGGAGGTGCTGGGGAGCGGGCCCTCGGTATGGTTCGCCTCCGTACCGGGCGAGGACGCGGACGGCGTGCCCGCCGCGATCGGCCGGTGTGTGGTGGACGGCCGCTGGGCGGGCTTCATGGCCGTCGAGGTGGGCCCGGAGTACCGGCGGCGCGGTCTGGCGACGGCCGTCATGGCGGCGCTGGCGCGCGCGGCACTCGACGAGGGCGCCTCGGCCGCGTGGCTGCAGGTGGAGGCGGACAATGAGGGGGCCCGCGCGCTGTACGACGGCATGGGCTTCGCGACCCACCACCTCTACCACCACTTCCGGCCCGCGTAGCGGGGACAGCAGCAGGGGTACGTGTGCACATGAACGCTCAGGATTCCGGCCGCGCCGAACGCAGGCGACGGTTCGCCGAGGAGGCGCGCGCCGAGCGCCCGGACCTCGCCCTGCTCTGCCTGCTGCTGGGGGCGGAGGCGTACACGGCACCCGGTCCGGCCGGGGAGAGCGATCCGCACGGCGTCGACGCCGCGCAGATCGAACTCGACCGGCTGGCCGGCCTCCTCCCCTACGGAGCTCGTGACGCCCGCGCCTGGGCGTCCTCCCTCGCGGAACTGCTCGGCGGGCGCTGCGGGTTCACGGGATCGCCCCCGGACTACCAGCGGCTCGACTCCTCGCTGCTCCAGCAGGTGCTCAGGCGCCGCAGGGGGCTGCCCATCCTGCTCTCCGTGGTCTGGATCGAGGTCGCGCGGCGGGCCGGCGCACCCGTGTACGGGGTCGCCCTCCCGGGTCACTACGTCGTCGGTTTCGGCGACCCGGCGGAGCGCGTGCTGGCCGACCCCTTCGCCGGTGGCGTCCCGTTGAGCGGCGAGGACGCCGAACTGCTGGTGACCGGTGCGACGGGAGCGGCGCCGGAGCCGTCGATGCTGGTGCCCGCCAGGCCCCTGGAGACGGTGCTGCGCATCCTGAACAACGTGCGGGCCTGGGCGTCGGCCCGCCCCGAGCGCACCGACGTGGCGCTGTGGGCGCTCGAACTCTCCCTGCTGCTGCCGTCGCACCCCGCCAGGCTCCGCTACGAGCGGGCCCAGCTCCTCGTGCAGCGGGGTGAGTTCATGCGCGGGGCGGCTGAGATGGACGAGTACGCGGAGATCGTCGACGGTATCGAGCCGACGGCGGCCGAGGCCATCCGCCACCGCGCCCAGGCCGCCAGGGCATTGCTGAACTGACCTCGGTCTCCGGCCCGTGCCCGCACGACCCCGCACCGGTCAGTCGGTGTCGGCCGCACTTTCCCGGACGGTCCGGACGTGAACGGGCTCGCCCTCGTCCGGGGTCACCGACCGCGCCGCGGATGCGGCCGGGCCGGGAGCGGTGGCGGCGCCGGACGCGCCGTCCTCTCTCATGGCCCGGGTCTCGCTCTTGAGGATGCGCAGCGACTGTCCCATCGCTCGCGCGGTGTCCGGAAGCCTCTTCGAGGCGAACAGCGCTATGACGACGATCGCCACGATCAGCAGGTGCCAAGGCTCCAGCCCGTTACGCAGCACTTTCGGCCCGCCTTTCTGTTTCACACTTATGAGCGCATCAGGTGCGCGCATTCATAAGATTACTGCACCATGCAACTATGCATTCGGGCGATGGTGCCCTCATGCCGGTGGCCGGGCGGCGGGAGGCGGTCAGCCGAAAGAACCGGGACGCGCGGGGCGATGCCGCCTTCATCACCGGTGCATCAGTGGTGCACACACGGCCGGCCCGGGCCGAGCACGGGGTACCCGCCGAAGATGACGGCGGCATGCCGGGCCGGGGCCCCCGTGCCGTTCAGAGCACGCAGAACTCGTGGCCTTCCGGATCGGCCATCATCACGTGGTCCGGACGCCCCCGCAGTTCGTACTCCTGGAGCACGGTCCCGCCGGCGGCCTCCAGCTTCGCGACCGTCTCGGCCACACGCGGCCACCGTGTCTCCCACGGGGTCTCGCGTCCGCCACCCGCCTGAACGTCGAGGTGCAGGCGGTTCTTCGCCGTCTTCGGTTCGGGCACCTTCATGAAGGACAGGCTCGGCCCGGTGCCGTCCGGGTCGGACAGATACGCGCCGTCGTTCCACTCGTCCTCCGGGACGTCGTGGTGCACGAACCACTCCTCCCAGCTCGCGAATCCGGCCGGCGGGGGTTTCCGCGCATAGCCGAGGGCCAGCGCCCAGAACTCCGCGAGCGCTGCCGGGTCCGCGCAGTCGATCGTCAGACTCCACTCGGTGGACACAGGTCCCCTCCCTTTCGGACGGTCCTCTTCGCGAGACGGTACGGACATGGTCGCGCCCCGGCGCCGTCAGGGACCCGGACGCGCCCCGACCAGGTCCGGAACCGCGGCCGCTCCCGCCCGGAGGTCCGGGCGGGAGCGGCCGGCGGGTGCGGCTGCCGGGATCAGCCCTCGCCGCTCAGATCGATCGTGACGGTCCGCTCCGCCTCTGTCTTGCCGAGCAGTGCGCCCTGCATGGCCTGGGCGACGTCGTCCGGGCCGACCTGGTGCTGCTTGCCGTCGGCCTTGGTGATCATCACGCCGTCGAAGACACCGTCCAGCAGCGTCTCGATGGCCTTCTTGTCGTAGACCTCGACCAGCCTGCCGTCGACCGGCTTCATGGACAGGATCTGCGGCAGGGACCTGGCGGGACCGAAGTCGATCTTCTTGGGTCCGGCGTGGATCGTCACCAGCCCGGACATCGCGGGCTCCGCGAACTCCTT from Streptomyces sp. NBC_01341 includes these protein-coding regions:
- a CDS encoding GNAT family N-acetyltransferase: MEFTIGGQLEVRMTPADVGKRVSVRRVAEAPAEGARFTDTVGVLTSWDDGVLSVTTKHGRIVRIPEASLVAGKIVPPAPARRRGPAASFGELALATARAWQPVESEALGAWRLRAAGGFTRRANSVLPLGDPGLPLGEALERVKAWYAARDLPAYVQAATGAEGTQERLCADLEDHGWRREVSAEVRIAALAPVGDLDADVSAVRLARETDAAWLSRYQRFETPGPHVLEVLGSGPSVWFASVPGEDADGVPAAIGRCVVDGRWAGFMAVEVGPEYRRRGLATAVMAALARAALDEGASAAWLQVEADNEGARALYDGMGFATHHLYHHFRPA
- a CDS encoding transglutaminase-like domain-containing protein; the protein is MNAQDSGRAERRRRFAEEARAERPDLALLCLLLGAEAYTAPGPAGESDPHGVDAAQIELDRLAGLLPYGARDARAWASSLAELLGGRCGFTGSPPDYQRLDSSLLQQVLRRRRGLPILLSVVWIEVARRAGAPVYGVALPGHYVVGFGDPAERVLADPFAGGVPLSGEDAELLVTGATGAAPEPSMLVPARPLETVLRILNNVRAWASARPERTDVALWALELSLLLPSHPARLRYERAQLLVQRGEFMRGAAEMDEYAEIVDGIEPTAAEAIRHRAQAARALLN
- the tatA gene encoding Sec-independent protein translocase subunit TatA; the protein is MLRNGLEPWHLLIVAIVVIALFASKRLPDTARAMGQSLRILKSETRAMREDGASGAATAPGPAASAARSVTPDEGEPVHVRTVRESAADTD
- a CDS encoding VOC family protein, with translation MSTEWSLTIDCADPAALAEFWALALGYARKPPPAGFASWEEWFVHHDVPEDEWNDGAYLSDPDGTGPSLSFMKVPEPKTAKNRLHLDVQAGGGRETPWETRWPRVAETVAKLEAAGGTVLQEYELRGRPDHVMMADPEGHEFCVL